The Oncorhynchus mykiss isolate Arlee chromosome 8, USDA_OmykA_1.1, whole genome shotgun sequence genome includes the window tgacattaaaagtacatggtaCAAGTGATCAATGCCATTCAAGATTCTTGACAGATTATTagagcaattgtgaagatctccacagacctgcgatgACCAATGCATGCTACCTTGAACATGCAGGCGATACGATTACATAAGAAGAAATGTATAAtgtagttacagtaacctcaacgTGACCATGAATGCGTTTCTCATTTtaatgttacattagtttgtaagataacttttttttactgtattacaaaatacatttgaaatgtgtttggttgacaaggatatgtattgtaatgtatacaTCAGGAAGCGTAATAATAAACTGATACAGCTGAACAAATATGAGCCGCATACTAAACATGAGAGAAAACAATACTAGCTAATGACAAACTACTGAGGGCTAAACAAAGGGAGAATAATCAGGGtgatgatgaagtccaggtgtgcgtaaCAATGGGGAGCAGGTGTATGCAATGATGGTTGATAGGTGTGCATAATGTGGGTTGCCAGGACTGGTGATTAGTAGGCTGGCGACctcagtcggaagtttacatacacttaggttggagtcattaaaactcgtttttcaaccactccacaaatttcttgttaacaaactatagttttggcaagtcagttaggacatctactttgtgcatgacacaagtaatttttccaacaattgtttacagacagattatttcacttataattcgctgtatcacaattccactgggtcagaagtttacatacactaagttgactgtgcctttaaacagcttggaaaattccagaaaatgatgtcatggctttagaagcttctgataggctaattgacattatttgagtcaattggaggtgtagctgtggatgtatttcaaggcctaccttcaaactcagtgcctctttgcttgacatcatgggcaaatcaaaagaaatcagccaagacctcagcaaaaaattgtagaccacaagtctggttcatccttgggagcaattgccaaacgcctgaaggtaacacgttcctctgtacaaacaatagtacgcaagtataaacaccatgggaccacgcagctgtcataccgctcaggaaggagacgcgttctgtctcctagagatgaaaagtgcaaatcaatcccagaacaacagcaaagggccttgtgaagatgctggaggaaacaggtacaaaagtacctgttgtgggggtgcttcacaaaatagatggcatcatgaggcaggaaaatatattgaagcaacatttcaagacatcagtcaggaagttaaagcttgttcttacaaatggacaacgaccccaagcatacttctaaagttgtggcaaaatggcttaagaacaacaaagtcaaggtattggagtgaccatcccaaagcccatagaaaatgtgtgggcagaactgaaaaagagtgtgcgaacatggaggcctacaaacctgactcagttacaccagctctgtcaggaggaatggcccaaaattcacccaacttattgtgggaagcttgtggaaggctacccgaaacatttgacccaagttaaaccatttaaaggcaatgctgccaaatactaattgagtttatgtaaaattctgacccactgggaatgtgatgaaagaaatactctactattattctgacgtttcacattcttaaaataaagtggtgatcctaactgacctaaaacagaatttaggattaaatgtcaggaatagtgaaaaactgagtttaaatgtatttggctaaggtgtatgtaaacttctgacttcaactgtatctactgCTTGGATAATTCCATGTGAGCAACTGGTTTAATCCCATTCTTTAATTTACATTTTCGGTTGAGttggagacatgaatccaacatatctTTTTTTAACTTGccgactttttattttttattgtatttcaaaagtgaATGTGCccactttatttaaagtgcatttaaagtttgattggAATTGATTTAGTcttattctttaacttagatttttagTTGAGATGGAGACATTAATCTAACGTATCAATATATAGAATAATCACCCCCTAAAACCTGTAAACTCAGGAGTTGTTTTCTTCACATTCAGTATGTTTTACTAGTTTACAGCTTTTATTACATTTCTGCCACAAAATGTACCATATACGTCAGAAGGAGAAAGGGGGTCTCCGTTACCAGTCTCTTTCTTTTTCTAAGCACTCGCTTCCTCTTTTTGTGCTCATGTCAtcatgattttttaaaaatgtatgtcgCTTTGAGGACTGTAGTGTGCTTCCTATATGATAATGGGCTATTGTGAAAGGACACCATACGTTTCTTTATGCTTTATGCCCAATAAATAAGAATGTAAAAACTGATGTTCATCTGTCATCTCACTTTGATATTCATATTGTTCATCTGTCATCCAGCTTGCCTCTTTAACACCATCTGGGCACTGAGCCCATGGGTGGAGGTGCCATGGCCCTTCACATCTGTCTGTGAGTCGTCTGAGGAATGGCTGTGTGCCAAGTCTAGGCGCCATTAAACTACTGTAGCATACAGAGCAGATTAAAGTTAGGTTTGTCATGGTAGTAGGAGACAGACGACCTGAAGCGTTAGACATGTTACTCAGCCCTCAGGAATAGTTTCACAGGCAGTCTATTAATAACCATTTATGCTCTGAAGAGAATGAGTCAGTTAATGTTCAAGAGGTCAACCCGTGTGGTTAGTCTGTAGACTCAACAGTCCGTAACAACTTAAGTACATTGAAAATGCAGTGATGAGAAGGAGTGGGACGGAGTGAGAATGATTGGGCCTATCGAAACAGAGACTGAAGTTATGAAAGGATTTCGAAatgatagagaaacagagagattaaAAAAGCAAGCGACAGGCAATTGGACTCATGCCACATGTGGAATTTGAAACCCCCAAAAGCTCATGGGACAGCTGTGAAAATAAATCTTCACATGAAGTGGAATTTGGGGGAGAATATATATCAGATATTTTTCTATTCGACCACAGAGACAAGTTAGGTAACTGGGGTGGAAATTAGGGAAGATTGTGGCTTGTGGAAGGATTTAACAAATTCTGTGACATTCACAATATGCTGTAATCGAATTATCACTGGTCCATATAAAATGATCATCTGTTACATTAGAATAAACGTACACATTTATTATTAAAGAAACATTAATCCCATTGAATAAACATGAGTGTAATGTATGTACTGTGCAGTGTTTATATTTCATGTGGTGTTAGCATAGTTTCTCTATGGCAAGTTTAGAGGTTGTTGTGGTTTTGGCAGGCTTTTCCCCCTTCTCTGATCACCTCCTTCCTTATTTTACACTTGAAATGTTTGGTCATTTTGCAGAAGCTCttgtccagagcaacttacagtagtagCGAGTGCATGCATTTTCTGACTGGTCCCCCGcggggaatcaaacccacaaccctggtgttgcaagtgccatgctcaacCAACTGAACCAAccttccttcctgtctgtctgtagagatagacatttcaaatgaagACAGATAGGAACCTTGGGCAATGTTGGCAAGACTTGTTGAAGGGATTAGAGAGATTGAACAACCGTGAAAAGAACCAGACTCATAAGGGGATGCCCATTCTATGGCTGGCATATGGCATGATTGCATCACAGTCTAGTTGGGTTGCTGGGAATTTTTTTAAAGCATAAAGCTCAGTTGCTCACATCGGGTGGTGGGTATATTACTTTTCATGTAATAGTGCAATGGAAATCTACCTGATTACTTTATGAAAGGACTCAGTCATGCCATGAGTTTTGCGCCAGTGACAAACCTAGGGTAAATGACTTCCTGAGTGGATTCTAGTCAGCACAACGGATATTGGGGAAATTAAAGTTTCATTTAATGACAACATCTTAGCCCTAGATACACAAACGATTAAATTACCCAAAGTTTTAGCCGGACCAATAATCAACATTGACTAAACATTAGCCGTCACGTCCCCCAAGTCTTCTCTTCACTATAACACATCTGTACTGATGTCATCTCTCCCCCTGCTTATGGAAGTCATCACTGAATGGTTTGTTCGACGGATTAATAGGAGGTACTGCTTACATGACATGTTACAGCACTGTTGAACTATTCACGTTGCCTACACCCCGGGAGCTAAAATGTTTCATCCACACACTTTGCTTTTTTAAGAAGTCGTAGGCCACCAGACCCAAACCTTATCAAGCTGAGAGAGATTGGCAGAGCCACACATAGATCCAAAATAGAAACTGTTTATTTAATCATAGTCTATTTGACCACGATCGCAAACTTCCCAAACTGtatgcatattttttttttaggaactcagtcgggCTTCAACCTACTCTTAAAAGTTGTAGTGGAAGAATGCAATtttgaaattgggtagtgcatcatcagttttcctcttgtcattGCAGACCtcagagagctatttataacttgtcagaaatgtccagatcaactagtcCATGTCAGTTTTTTGTCATCGACAGTACTTGTGCCCACAGAAATAGACGCCGCACTCGGGCACCCCTTCCCATCCCcaatgaaaaagtttgggaaccactgagaCTACACCTCTGGTTGCATTGCATTTCATTGCAGTTATTTGTTATGAGGGTTCATTCAGTGACGACTGTTCTGCAGATTCTGATCATAACCATTAACTGTCTTAGCTTATGGTCAATGTAAATATTTGATTATTTTCACATACTCCATACTCTGAATCTTCAACATTTGGGAGTGATCCTTGTTTTAGCTCACCATGACCACTAATTCATTTCCACAAGAAGATGTATTACTCAGCAGTCCAGGCCAgccagaaggagaggagggtgtggTGGAGTACTAATCATTTGGCATAAAGTCCATTGCTGAGTGATCAAACTGTTCTCTCAAACAAGCGTGATACTGGGTCCCATGCTTGTCAACTGTCTTAAAACTGCTATGCCTAAATCAAATCCTTTATTGAACCAAATGCAGGAATCCCTGAGGGAAATATGAAATGGACCCACACTGGAGACATCCAGTAAAATTAAAAACAGTGCTCTTTTGTGTCCATAATTATATTCGACAGGAAACCACCCTTAACGAACAGGGGAGGGTTGCGAAAAAGTTGTACCGAGGAAAGCTAATACTAAAGGTGATGTGTAGCTAATTATCATTGTTAAAGTGTTATTAATGCATTATAACACCTTGACTAACACAAGTGTTTTCATTTAAAAGGATTGTAAATAAACTGTCTGTCAATGTTTTGTTGAGATTCATTTTGGATTACCTCTGCGCAGAAAGCAAGGTGGGGTTGCAAAGCtacaaaataattatttatttgacaCATTGCACAGTTAGATCAGTAATGCTGATGGAAGTCAAGCACTGAATGTAACCATTACAATTCATATTTCAAAGGTCATTAGTCAAAGGTTGAAGGTCAATAGTAGCTCAGACCATATAAACCATTCAATGAAATGGCTGATTGAAGTGGAGTAAGTATAATCTGTTAGCGCTATCTGGTAtgcttgggacgtccctaccctaaaccctaactttaacccctgCACTTACCCCAATCATAAaccttacctaaccttaaccatttaaaaTTTGAACTTCAATTGGGTGTCGTCAGAGTTGGGACGTCCCAATGATCCCATTTAGACTTTTCCAAATAGAATTGTTCGAAAAGGGTCCTCATCAAGACTGGTCTAATTGGAGTAAAGCGAAATGTCTTCCTCAGTCTTCCAGAAAATCATTTTTCAACTCCTACTGTTTTTACACAAGAGATCATGATGTCATATTTCAGTCGGGGGAGAGGGGCTGCCTGGGAAAGTAATTATGGATGGAAAAAAGACATGGAAACTTTGAGGAGCTACTTTTCATCCTTAAAGGGTCACATAAAGCCATCCAGGGAAAGCTTGAGAATGATATTGTATTTTCAAATGTACCACAAATGATAATATATGATGTAATGTCGTATTCAGCATATTAGTGAAATAACAATGATGGCATGGCTGAATTGGGAGTAATCAACAATAAATTATCCATTATAAATATTATGGTATGTGTAAATATACCCACCATTCATTCTCTCAATATGATTTGAGAGATTGATCCGATTGGATATTCTCCAAGTCCAAAAATCAAACATAAATTAAAAAGATATCTAAATTTATAATTGCTGTGGTTTGTCATAGATTGGTAAATAATAGCCCTATCAATCAAATCAATGCTAGAAGCTATACATAGTCTGTAGGGTGTGTGTCAATGCAGGTACACCAGTGTCTCAGCCCATCTTTTCACTTAAAGCTAATTCACCATGCTGAATTTCGAGCTTATCCACTCACTCTCTCAGGCACTAAATCACCCCCTATGGCAACATACAAAGAAATATGTCACAGGTTGGGTACTTGTACACTTAATTTAAGCTTGTAGCCTTAATTTATGTTAAACATTTagaaataattaattaatttagtGTGAACACGACTTTTTTTATGCTGCCAAATTGCTTCTGATTGAGTGTATGCTCAGAAATAATAACATTCCATTCAACACATTTGTTCACAACACATTTTGCAAGTGCTTTCCATGAAAACAAATATTTCTTTATATAATAatttagaatatatatatatatatatatataatgcatAATGGTCATTTATAGTTCACATTTTATATAACATTGAAACTAATCATTCTAGTTATTTAAAGAACACAAAATACAGCTTCAAAAGATGACTCCCAACAAATCCAGACATTGACTCAAATTTCCATGAGCTTCAATGTCTCCATTCCCGCCGCCGCTACGACGTTGCCATGGCAAGCCACAGGTATAGTTGCTTGTCCATCATCCGGTTAGCCATATATGGACAATAAGCGCCTCGACAGATTATTCGGGCAGCATGCTCAAACAGTGACAAATCGCAATGCTCTTGCAGAAATTGTAAGGGAGGTGGAGCTATTGTTGAATGAGTCATTCAACATTACAGACCACTCGCGAATTCAGTGCAATATAAAAGTGGGCACCAGCAGCACTGTGCAGTTATCTGACAAACTTTGATGACTTCTTAGACGAACAGCAGCTACACGCGTTTCACCTGGGGGTGGGAAAAAAATCTATGTTCACAATTCGCATTCGATAGTAAAGAGGCTACCGTAACAATTTGGATTATCATAATGGAGGATGTAAGGACTTTCCTTCACTTCGGAGTTTTACTCTCATCGGTACTATTCACAATTGGAGCAGCTGGTAAGTTTGACCGTTTTGATAATCAGAATTTGATAATTACTCAGCCCTGCGACTCAGAGGAAaaacatgtaaaatatgtgcaTTTAAATCCATAGCTGTAGGCTATAGATCCTATTTTATCTTTAGGCTAAAGCCTACCTCGTGGATGATATCTTGATTTGTTTTCTGCTTTATCGATGTACTGTAGTACATCTACATTGTGCAGAACAGATAACTAACTAATCCTTGCTTTTTTTCTCCTGGGTTACAGGTGAAGATTATTTCCCTGAGGCAATGGATGTTCAGTGGGTGTCCAATAACTTCAAGACTATTCTAACATGGGGCCCTGAGCCTACCAACTACACATACACTGTTGAATTTTCTAGGTAAGTAGCCAACATCATATCGCTGCCTTCTCACTCTGCACTGTTCATCATCACATCATTAttgctactacaacaacaacaacaaaaacatcccGTCAGCACAATCAAATGGACCACGTTCTAGGTGAATACTTTACTATTTGTCAACAGAATGCCAACTAAAAACTGAGTGTACAACCTACGGTGTCCTCCGTAGTTATTGGGGCATGAAGCATGTTTCTTCTTCTTTTGGATCTATACTCCCaagtttggatttgaaatcaaacaattACTATGTCGTTAAAGTATAGATTCTCAGCTTTTttttgagggtgtgtgtgtacatattggTTCCACCAATTAGAAATGACAACACTCTTTACACATAGTCACCACCAATTTatgggaccaaaagtattgggacaaattcacttgtgtgTAATATaacgtttagtatttggtcccatattgatagcacacaatgactacatcaagcttgggACTACACATTTGTTGAATCCATTTGCTGTTtgtagaaatgaatggtaaataatgtatcgTGTCGTTTTGGAGTcactcattgtaaataagaattgaatGTTTCTAAACAGTtctacagataatcctgaatgaatcgtgaatagtGAGTGAGAAGGTTAGACACACATATCATACACCCAAGACATGCAAACCtctcattacaataacaggggaggttagcgtTCTCAATCATCATTATTCACGggttcattcaggattatccataataaTGGTAGCATCCacttaatgtagaagtgtttagaaaacgtattctattcttattcacaataaaagtgaccccaaaatgacaatacattcatttctattgggcacaaaataatctgaaacaactaaaacaaacagcaaatgcagcCAACAAATATGTACacaagtcacaagcttgatgtagttattgcatgctatgaatatgggaccaaatacttaactttttaccactttaagtgaatttgtcccaatactttggtcccctaaaatggggcaGGGAGGGTTCTATGTATAAAAAGtgttgtaatttctaaatggtgaAACCAATATCTACAAAAATACCCTAAAATAAAATCTGATAATCTATAGTTTAACCTCATAGTAATTGTTTGATTTAAAATCTAAACCTTTtgagtatagagccaaaagaaggaaaaaaaatgcTTCAACGTCCCAATAATTAGAGGGAACTGTATACCTATAACACCCAACTACACACTACCACTTCGTTCATTTGAAGTGAATGACAGAAAAGCACAGTTCAAGGACTCTGACTGATGGACTGTGTTTTGTTCAGGGTTGGTAAGGACAGACAAAGGAACCCTCACTGCATCCGGAGCTCGAGGACAGAGTGTGACCTCACCAACGAGCTGCGGAACCTGCAGGAGACCTACTCTGCCGACATCCTATCAGAACCCCTACCCGGCGTTACCTCTGACCTTGTGGAGTTCCCCTACACCCGAGCCGAGAGGTTCAGCCCTTACAAACACAGTGAGTGTCATCACATTATTAATCTGCCCTACATTGCATTGTCATATAGTAACATTTCTTCTAGGTCCTTCATTATTTACATTGTTATTGTGTTATACAATAATGGCATTATAGCATTATTATAGTAGAAAGGTTAATTTCGCtggttatatatatttttttggatCAAATACTTCATTGCTGTGTTAGTAACGGTATTCAAATTAAGGCTATGGTGCCTAACTTGATTCCTCTTCTCAGCTAAAATAGGAGGACCCGCTTTCAAGATTGTGCAGAGCGAAGACAAGACCAAGATGACGCTCCACATCCAGGACCCTCTCACTCCCCTCTACAAAGATGACCAGCTGTTAACAATCAGAGACATCTTCAAGAGCGACCTGAAATACAGAGTCATATACAACAAAGCTGGAAGCACAGGAAAGGTGAATTGAACAGTCATGGACATACATTTATTGTAAATGCTTTTGAGACTATACCGGTCAAGGGAGGACTGGCCATAGACCAGTTCTGGCAAATACCAGATTGGCTGGTCCATTTCTACCCCAGTGGGCAGGTTTAAATTGAGGGGTTTGCCCAAAATTACAATTATATGGCTAATAATGGGGGGCCTGTAGAAAAAATAATTGCCGTTGTGGGGGCCTGGACGGAAGGAATTGGCCAGTATGTTAGAAATGCCAAAGCCAATTTTTGGTCCCCAGTCCGTCCCGGATACCTGTCGATTCCCTCCAATGACAACCCAAACAGTGTGTG containing:
- the tf gene encoding tissue factor precursor, which translates into the protein MEDVRTFLHFGVLLSSVLFTIGAAGEDYFPEAMDVQWVSNNFKTILTWGPEPTNYTYTVEFSRVGKDRQRNPHCIRSSRTECDLTNELRNLQETYSADILSEPLPGVTSDLVEFPYTRAERFSPYKHTKIGGPAFKIVQSEDKTKMTLHIQDPLTPLYKDDQLLTIRDIFKSDLKYRVIYNKAGSTGKKEKMSDLRDVELTNLDKGQSYCVIVAAYIPSRSAQKRLGDWSKAQCSPRENKTIFEEFSFGVISGAIGIMLAIFIILITLTVVCCKRCCCKKTKTVDKDNLQMSPV